One region of Xylanibacillus composti genomic DNA includes:
- a CDS encoding YhcN/YlaJ family sporulation lipoprotein — MLKSNALKLAVMSALVFSLAACGSASDRDDTTEDQGMSPNAVERYEIRRFRNLQGDRDFGLLGESRKDLSPWQYRDRGFGMRENTRLIGGHSNTNVRLGRTIADQLEMLDAVQEADVILTDRNAYVTLVLRDGLATRPRGFSTRSNFDGDRFVEMETHSYGGSKLNWGENDLAGGLKENVMRTVMSLSPRTSHVFVTANPEHLESMKRFIKELELGRPARSIIHDFNEAADRIFPIDPRTGDNDLTPGLQADRSDWD; from the coding sequence ATGCTGAAATCCAATGCGCTAAAGCTGGCCGTAATGTCAGCGCTTGTTTTCTCCCTGGCCGCATGCGGCTCGGCGAGCGACCGCGACGACACAACTGAAGATCAGGGGATGAGCCCGAACGCAGTAGAGCGGTATGAAATCCGTCGCTTCCGTAATCTCCAGGGTGACCGGGACTTTGGACTTCTGGGTGAAAGCCGCAAGGATTTGTCCCCATGGCAATATCGGGATAGAGGGTTTGGCATGAGGGAGAATACCCGGCTGATAGGGGGCCATTCAAATACGAATGTGCGTCTGGGGCGTACGATTGCAGATCAGCTCGAAATGCTGGATGCCGTGCAGGAGGCAGATGTCATCCTGACGGACCGCAATGCATATGTGACACTTGTACTGCGCGATGGGCTGGCGACAAGGCCGCGGGGATTTTCTACACGTTCCAACTTCGACGGAGATCGCTTCGTGGAAATGGAAACGCACAGCTACGGAGGAAGCAAGCTGAATTGGGGAGAGAATGATCTCGCAGGCGGGTTGAAGGAAAATGTGATGCGTACCGTCATGTCGCTTAGTCCCCGCACAAGCCATGTATTTGTAACGGCAAACCCGGAACACCTTGAAAGTATGAAGCGTTTCATTAAGGAATTGGAATTAGGCCGTCCTGCCCGCAGCATCATTCATGATTTCAATGAGGCAGCGGACCGTATCTTCCCGATCGATCCCCGCACAGGCGACAATGACTTGACGCCCGGACTGCAGGCCGATCGTTCGGACTGGGATTAG
- a CDS encoding YceI family protein — translation MKKKVWSGLVIGVIVVGAIGYVTYDYFVGNHVQIRSVLGQSQEEGTAMLSADWSETFPSEWRIDPESSVFFSVTTSKEKVNIEASDVTGTWTLPDGEGANSQASAVVKLDTIDSGNGKRDGHIKESEYLDVAQFPEASFTMTGLAEWPEDLPHNELFEFTVTGDLTIKGVTKETVFQMKGIAEESSIRLDGSATIFFEDYNVKKPDSVISSLDEEIALSLQLILVPAMQDTSSEEAK, via the coding sequence TTGAAGAAAAAAGTTTGGTCCGGGTTGGTTATCGGCGTCATCGTCGTTGGAGCAATCGGGTATGTAACTTATGACTATTTCGTCGGCAATCATGTCCAAATTCGTTCCGTATTAGGTCAGAGCCAGGAAGAAGGCACTGCGATGCTGTCTGCGGATTGGAGCGAAACATTCCCGTCTGAATGGAGAATCGATCCGGAGTCTAGCGTGTTCTTTTCAGTCACGACATCCAAGGAAAAGGTGAATATTGAAGCGAGCGATGTTACAGGAACCTGGACCTTGCCCGACGGGGAAGGAGCAAATTCCCAAGCAAGCGCAGTCGTCAAACTCGATACGATTGATTCGGGGAACGGCAAGCGGGACGGACATATCAAAGAAAGCGAATATCTGGATGTTGCACAATTTCCCGAGGCGAGCTTCACCATGACCGGATTGGCGGAATGGCCTGAGGATTTGCCGCACAATGAATTATTTGAATTTACTGTAACAGGCGATTTAACGATAAAAGGCGTCACGAAAGAAACCGTTTTCCAAATGAAGGGAATCGCCGAGGAATCCAGCATTCGTTTGGACGGCAGCGCAACGATTTTCTTCGAAGACTACAATGTTAAAAAGCCTGACTCTGTCATTTCCAGTTTGGACGAAGAGATAGCGCTTTCCCTGCAGTTAATACTCGTCCCTGCCATGCAAGACACTTCTTCTGAAGAAGCCAAGTAA
- a CDS encoding MarR family winged helix-turn-helix transcriptional regulator, whose protein sequence is MGQEGLHQLEAVFTDVFRMMKQEFLKRVERHLSGSQALILQKLHKEGQQKISQLASHLDITTGAVTGLCDKLIASGYVSRQRAQSDRRVVYIDITDAGKEALQRVSALRREIVEEFFAGLSEEEIRSLIHIFEKVLFNLQRKKE, encoded by the coding sequence TTGGGCCAGGAAGGACTGCATCAATTAGAGGCTGTCTTCACGGACGTATTTCGCATGATGAAGCAAGAATTTCTTAAGCGTGTGGAACGGCACCTTTCGGGCTCACAGGCTTTGATCTTGCAGAAGCTGCACAAGGAAGGGCAGCAGAAGATTTCGCAATTGGCGTCTCACTTGGACATTACGACTGGCGCGGTTACCGGCTTATGCGACAAGCTCATCGCATCCGGTTACGTTTCCCGTCAGCGGGCGCAAAGCGACAGACGTGTTGTTTATATAGACATCACTGATGCCGGCAAGGAGGCCCTGCAACGGGTCAGCGCGCTGCGAAGAGAAATAGTCGAGGAATTTTTTGCAGGTTTGAGTGAGGAAGAAATACGCAGCTTAATACATATTTTTGAGAAAGTATTATTCAATTTACAGAGAAAGAAGGAGTAA
- a CDS encoding MDR family MFS transporter — MQHLDRRKKLTILGAMMAAMLFAALNQTIVGTALPKIVADLGGMEYYSWIFTVYMLAATVTTVLVGKLSDIYGRKPFVVIGIAVFIIGSFLCGLAQDIIQLILYRGIQGLGGGVIMATAFTVVGDLFAPRERGRWQGAMAATFGLASVFGPTLGGYIVDHTDWHWIFWVFLPFGFVALALILFLFPSVAKREGESVDYAGSAWLTILIVQLLLAFSWAGEKYAWSSPVIIGLFVGSAISLALFLWAEKAARNPVLPLGLFRDSVFTLSNIIGFLMGAGMFGAIMYMPYFVQGVLGTSATISGYVMMPLTLSMVVASSLSGQLISRTGKYKVLALVGLLIMVAGMLLLYTMDRSSTNWTAIWFNMVVGIGLGIAFPIFTLTVQNAVPDRELGVATSSAQLFRQLGGTIGVSIMGTILTNRMNTRMAELMAASSEGAGSAMPSEAAGESLAEVANPQILMDPDKMAAARQSLAPELHGLFEQMVELLREAMSYALSGVFLFGAVLVALAFVLTFLLKEIPLRTANKQPSSSEEDGDKQLRPPLKTEG, encoded by the coding sequence ATGCAGCACTTGGATAGGAGGAAGAAGCTGACGATACTGGGGGCGATGATGGCGGCCATGTTGTTCGCCGCGCTCAATCAGACTATCGTGGGCACGGCGTTGCCGAAAATTGTAGCCGATCTTGGCGGCATGGAGTATTATAGCTGGATATTTACGGTATATATGCTGGCTGCAACTGTGACCACGGTCCTGGTCGGGAAGCTGTCAGACATTTACGGCCGCAAGCCATTTGTCGTTATTGGGATAGCCGTCTTTATTATAGGTTCCTTTTTGTGCGGATTGGCTCAAGACATCATTCAGCTGATCTTGTACCGCGGTATTCAAGGGTTGGGCGGCGGTGTCATTATGGCGACGGCGTTTACGGTAGTCGGCGATTTGTTCGCGCCCCGCGAGCGCGGCCGCTGGCAAGGCGCTATGGCGGCTACATTCGGTCTGGCCAGTGTATTTGGTCCGACGCTCGGCGGATACATTGTGGACCACACGGATTGGCATTGGATTTTCTGGGTGTTTCTCCCTTTTGGTTTTGTCGCGCTGGCTCTGATTTTGTTCCTGTTTCCATCTGTAGCGAAGCGTGAGGGCGAGTCGGTCGACTATGCCGGATCGGCCTGGCTTACCATCTTGATTGTCCAGCTTCTGCTTGCCTTCTCTTGGGCAGGCGAAAAGTATGCCTGGAGCTCACCGGTAATCATCGGTTTGTTCGTCGGCTCGGCAATCTCGCTTGCGCTGTTCTTATGGGCTGAGAAGGCGGCACGCAATCCTGTACTGCCCCTGGGCTTGTTCAGAGACAGCGTCTTCACCCTCTCGAATATCATAGGCTTTCTTATGGGTGCTGGCATGTTCGGCGCGATCATGTACATGCCTTATTTCGTACAGGGTGTCTTGGGCACTTCAGCAACGATTTCCGGTTACGTGATGATGCCGCTGACCTTGAGCATGGTTGTAGCCAGCTCATTGAGCGGCCAACTGATAAGCCGAACCGGGAAATATAAAGTGCTGGCGCTTGTCGGATTGCTCATTATGGTTGCGGGCATGCTGCTGCTGTATACGATGGACCGATCCTCGACGAATTGGACGGCGATCTGGTTCAATATGGTGGTGGGCATCGGCTTGGGCATTGCCTTCCCGATTTTTACTTTGACCGTTCAGAATGCCGTGCCTGACCGCGAGCTTGGCGTTGCCACATCCTCTGCGCAGCTGTTTCGTCAATTGGGCGGGACGATCGGCGTTTCCATCATGGGAACGATCTTGACCAACCGGATGAATACGAGAATGGCGGAGCTGATGGCCGCGTCCTCTGAGGGGGCTGGCTCCGCCATGCCGTCAGAGGCAGCAGGGGAGAGTCTTGCGGAGGTGGCGAATCCGCAAATATTAATGGATCCGGATAAGATGGCGGCTGCCCGCCAATCCTTGGCGCCGGAGCTTCACGGTTTGTTTGAGCAGATGGTCGAGTTGCTGCGCGAGGCGATGAGCTATGCTTTGTCCGGCGTTTTTCTCTTCGGCGCCGTTCTTGTTGCGCTGGCCTTTGTCCTAACCTTCTTGCTGAAAGAGATCCCGCTCCGTACTGCCAACAAACAGCCGTCCTCCTCCGAAGAGGACGGTGACAAGCAATTGCGGCCGCCTCTGAAGACGGAAGGTTAG
- a CDS encoding helix-turn-helix domain-containing protein → MKGSDHHNKFLLTNREREVFELLVQDKTTKEIAQQLFISEKTVRNHISNVMQKLNVKGRSQAVVELIRLGELSI, encoded by the coding sequence TTGAAGGGTAGCGACCATCATAACAAATTTTTATTGACAAACCGCGAACGCGAAGTATTTGAATTATTGGTGCAGGACAAAACGACCAAGGAAATAGCGCAGCAATTGTTTATTAGCGAAAAAACCGTTCGCAATCATATATCCAATGTGATGCAAAAATTGAACGTGAAAGGTCGTTCTCAAGCGGTTGTCGAGCTAATCAGACTCGGAGAACTATCAATCTAA
- a CDS encoding mandelate racemase/muconate lactonizing enzyme family protein, translating to MPKIKSVDLFPVFCKLKRPYGDANGWKTHRAALLIRIRTESGITGWGEAVDWLPALVPLFENRIVPELTGLDARQIQTAVQQVAKWNQRAASAVSMALTEIAAKQAGCSVCEWWGGEQHAQVPVYASYQSYAPDAQWERLAVDRVLAAYEAGFRQFKVKVGGKTLEEDQRHIRLLLGELPAGVRLAIDANESYDAATTKAWIPLLAQSDGWMWFEEPMPVKHASAYSELKQQLPVPVAGGENIARPEEFLPLLQQRAFDIIQPDPMHLGGIETYRHMLSMARTHGLRVSPHTFDGALSRHYAVLAQACLPAWSKMEGEELEPVEWDAMENPLGQLLSVKPNHGHVTISGEPGIGADVDEQLLQSLRWDGSAY from the coding sequence GTGCCCAAAATTAAGAGCGTAGATCTGTTTCCTGTTTTTTGTAAATTAAAGCGCCCTTACGGAGACGCTAACGGATGGAAGACGCACCGTGCGGCACTGCTTATCCGAATTCGGACCGAATCCGGCATCACCGGCTGGGGAGAAGCGGTAGACTGGTTGCCCGCTTTGGTGCCCTTGTTTGAAAACAGAATTGTGCCGGAGCTGACCGGACTAGATGCGAGACAAATACAGACAGCGGTACAGCAGGTAGCAAAGTGGAACCAGAGAGCCGCGTCTGCAGTCAGCATGGCGCTGACTGAAATTGCAGCGAAGCAGGCGGGATGCTCGGTATGTGAATGGTGGGGCGGCGAGCAGCATGCGCAAGTGCCGGTATACGCCTCCTATCAATCCTATGCCCCAGACGCCCAATGGGAAAGATTGGCGGTAGACCGGGTGCTCGCCGCTTATGAGGCAGGATTTCGCCAATTTAAGGTCAAGGTTGGAGGAAAAACGTTGGAAGAGGATCAGCGGCATATCCGCTTGCTGCTAGGCGAGCTGCCGGCCGGAGTCCGGCTGGCGATCGATGCCAATGAAAGCTATGACGCGGCCACGACGAAAGCCTGGATTCCACTGCTTGCCCAAAGCGACGGGTGGATGTGGTTCGAGGAGCCGATGCCGGTCAAGCACGCTTCCGCCTACAGCGAACTGAAGCAGCAGCTTCCTGTTCCTGTTGCGGGCGGCGAAAATATAGCCCGGCCCGAGGAGTTTCTGCCGCTGCTGCAGCAGCGTGCCTTCGACATCATCCAGCCGGACCCGATGCATCTGGGAGGGATCGAGACTTACCGCCACATGCTGTCTATGGCGCGCACGCATGGCTTGCGGGTTTCGCCGCATACCTTCGACGGAGCCTTGAGCAGGCATTATGCCGTGCTTGCACAGGCTTGTCTGCCGGCATGGAGCAAGATGGAAGGGGAGGAGCTGGAGCCAGTGGAGTGGGATGCGATGGAGAATCCGCTCGGACAGCTGCTTTCCGTCAAGCCGAACCACGGGCATGTCACGATTTCTGGCGAGCCGGGAATCGGCGCGGATGTGGACGAACAGCTGCTTCAATCGCTTAGATGGGATGGCAGCGCTTATTAA
- a CDS encoding gluconate 2-dehydrogenase subunit 3 family protein, whose amino-acid sequence MASQSHYPFYNVMDEQEAWDPHTRGIVRGRLEETASMQFLEVDEQHLLRSVCRVLLDETRSEIIAFVVAHMDQALASPIGESQRKAGLFPRKRLIREGLKRIRLSSLFHDFAAMDTQELTVLQQLLSQLNEGRAEPVEVWESFDQQAFFHTALSMAADGYYSHPDIWSEIGYGGPAYPRGYVRANLGQTDPWEPKAH is encoded by the coding sequence ATGGCTAGCCAGTCACACTACCCGTTTTACAACGTGATGGATGAACAAGAGGCATGGGACCCGCATACGCGCGGCATCGTTCGAGGAAGGCTGGAGGAGACGGCAAGCATGCAGTTTCTGGAAGTGGACGAGCAGCATTTGCTTCGGTCAGTTTGCCGTGTGCTGCTGGATGAAACCCGCTCCGAAATCATCGCTTTTGTGGTGGCGCATATGGATCAGGCTTTGGCTTCGCCGATTGGAGAATCGCAGCGGAAGGCGGGCCTGTTCCCGCGTAAGCGGCTGATTCGCGAAGGACTGAAGCGGATACGCCTGAGCTCGCTGTTCCACGACTTTGCCGCCATGGATACGCAAGAGCTGACGGTTCTTCAGCAGCTGCTGTCGCAGCTGAATGAAGGGAGGGCAGAGCCCGTCGAGGTGTGGGAAAGCTTCGATCAACAAGCGTTCTTTCATACAGCGCTGTCCATGGCTGCAGACGGGTATTACTCCCATCCGGACATCTGGTCGGAAATTGGCTATGGCGGGCCTGCGTATCCGCGCGGTTATGTAAGGGCGAATTTGGGGCAGACAGATCCTTGGGAACCGAAAGCGCATTAA
- a CDS encoding GMC family oxidoreductase, which translates to MTLHRKYAQDEVDVCIVGAGAAGGVLAKELSEAGMKVVVLEAGPMLDPQHDFASDELTMRKLGWQDTRIVDGLDPLTMGHNNSGRSVGGGTVHFTGVFLRFHADDFRTFSTDGVGEDWPITYEELAPYYDKIEKEVAVSGPKHFPWGEYHGPYPYPEREPLSPNAYLFRKGCEKLGIRSTVAPLAILSAPFEGRPPCINRGFCNQGCMPNSKFSTLIVHIPKAVAAGAEVLPDCMATQVLMAPDGKVSGVAFTHDGQSHVQKARVVILSAYAVETPRLLLNSANARFPDGLANSSGWVGRAIMPHSSYDVMAKFDKEIRIYKGTPVLATTQEFYASNPKERGFARGYSLHAHGARPLETVKGIIGDERGTVWGKQLREAMLDYNYYGRITMVGEVLPHPDNRVTLAEEKDEYGLPRAKVTFSYGENDRKLIKEAVENMSAILEAEEGKVAFVHPDTAHLMGGCRMGDQPDRSVVNAYGQSHDIPNLYVCDASIFVTSSGSNPTHTVMALAARTAAHIIDKAKRQEL; encoded by the coding sequence ATGACTTTACATCGGAAATATGCACAGGATGAAGTGGATGTCTGCATCGTTGGCGCTGGAGCTGCGGGCGGCGTGTTGGCCAAGGAGCTCAGCGAGGCCGGGATGAAAGTGGTGGTGCTGGAGGCAGGCCCGATGCTGGACCCGCAGCATGACTTTGCCAGCGATGAGCTGACGATGCGCAAACTCGGCTGGCAGGACACCCGCATTGTGGACGGATTGGACCCGCTGACGATGGGGCACAACAATTCGGGGCGTTCGGTTGGCGGCGGTACGGTTCATTTTACCGGCGTTTTTCTTCGTTTTCATGCGGACGATTTCCGCACGTTTTCGACGGATGGAGTAGGCGAGGATTGGCCGATTACCTATGAGGAGCTTGCTCCGTATTACGATAAGATCGAGAAGGAGGTTGCCGTATCCGGTCCCAAGCATTTCCCTTGGGGAGAATATCATGGCCCTTATCCTTATCCGGAGCGGGAGCCGCTGAGTCCGAACGCCTACTTGTTCCGCAAAGGCTGCGAAAAGCTGGGCATTCGCTCTACGGTGGCGCCGCTGGCCATCTTGTCCGCGCCTTTCGAGGGCAGGCCGCCGTGCATCAACCGCGGGTTCTGCAACCAGGGCTGCATGCCGAACTCCAAATTCAGCACGCTGATTGTGCATATTCCGAAGGCAGTGGCTGCGGGAGCGGAAGTGCTGCCTGATTGTATGGCTACACAGGTGCTGATGGCCCCTGACGGGAAAGTCTCGGGGGTGGCCTTCACGCACGATGGCCAATCGCATGTACAAAAAGCGCGGGTGGTTATTCTGAGCGCCTACGCTGTGGAAACGCCCCGTCTGCTGCTCAATTCGGCCAATGCCCGGTTCCCGGACGGGCTTGCGAACAGCAGCGGCTGGGTGGGAAGAGCCATTATGCCGCATTCCAGCTATGATGTCATGGCAAAATTCGATAAGGAAATTCGCATTTACAAGGGAACGCCGGTACTCGCGACTACGCAGGAATTTTACGCTTCGAATCCGAAGGAGCGGGGATTTGCTCGCGGCTACAGCTTGCATGCGCATGGCGCGCGTCCGCTGGAGACGGTAAAGGGGATCATCGGCGACGAACGCGGGACAGTATGGGGCAAGCAGCTGCGTGAAGCGATGCTGGACTACAATTATTATGGAAGAATTACGATGGTCGGCGAGGTGCTCCCTCATCCGGACAATCGTGTCACGCTGGCTGAGGAAAAGGATGAATACGGACTGCCTCGTGCCAAGGTGACGTTCAGCTATGGAGAGAATGACCGAAAGCTGATTAAGGAAGCTGTGGAAAATATGAGTGCTATTCTGGAGGCGGAGGAAGGCAAGGTGGCTTTCGTTCATCCAGACACGGCTCACTTGATGGGCGGCTGCCGCATGGGGGATCAGCCGGACCGCTCCGTCGTCAACGCCTACGGGCAATCCCATGATATTCCGAACTTGTATGTCTGTGACGCAAGCATCTTCGTCACATCGAGCGGGAGTAACCCGACCCACACCGTCATGGCTTTGGCGGCACGGACTGCGGCGCATATCATCGATAAAGCCAAACGCCAAGAACTGTAA
- a CDS encoding class I SAM-dependent methyltransferase, which yields MGETHEPSYGPGHSPGEPEEAWYNRSFGKDYLLVYKHRDKAGAYEEVRAMVGWLSLPQGAKVLDLCCGMGRHAMALRDFGYDVTGMDLSKTLLAEAIRHDDGGQEGRRVNWIRGDMRQVPLTGPFDAVVNLFTSFGYFDHHEENARVLMEIARLLHAKGRWIIDFLNPAYVRETLVPHSVRADGITQIEEIRTIAAGYVRKSIILREPGSKERRYEEKVRLYELDDFKRMLKEAGLVLDAVYGGPDQTAYDRLRSPRMIMIGHKQAE from the coding sequence GTGGGTGAAACGCATGAGCCATCATACGGCCCGGGGCACAGCCCGGGCGAGCCGGAAGAAGCTTGGTACAATCGCAGCTTCGGCAAAGACTACCTGCTCGTTTACAAACATCGGGACAAGGCGGGCGCTTATGAGGAAGTACGGGCGATGGTCGGGTGGCTGTCTTTGCCCCAGGGGGCCAAAGTGTTGGATTTATGCTGCGGCATGGGCAGACATGCCATGGCGCTCCGCGATTTTGGCTATGATGTGACAGGCATGGATCTGTCCAAGACATTGCTCGCCGAGGCAATCCGGCACGACGATGGCGGGCAGGAGGGGCGGCGGGTCAATTGGATTCGCGGCGATATGCGGCAGGTGCCGCTCACTGGCCCATTCGACGCAGTCGTGAACCTGTTTACATCCTTCGGCTATTTTGACCACCATGAGGAGAACGCCCGGGTGCTCATGGAAATAGCGAGGCTGCTGCATGCGAAAGGCCGCTGGATCATCGATTTTCTGAATCCGGCGTACGTTCGGGAAACCCTTGTCCCGCATTCCGTGCGGGCAGATGGCATCACACAAATTGAAGAAATTCGGACGATTGCGGCAGGCTATGTCCGCAAGTCCATCATTTTGCGGGAGCCCGGGAGCAAGGAACGCCGTTATGAGGAGAAAGTTAGGCTGTATGAGCTTGATGATTTCAAACGCATGCTCAAGGAGGCCGGTCTGGTACTGGATGCCGTATATGGCGGACCGGATCAGACGGCATATGATCGCCTCCGGTCGCCGCGCATGATTATGATCGGGCACAAGCAAGCCGAATGA
- a CDS encoding MBL fold metallo-hydrolase, whose product MSTATTADTFFRQIQRLKVPVPFPLRWVNSYIIRGQEGYTILDPGLHTEAAREAWQAWLKEQRIAMRDIRQIVLTHHHPDHYGLSGWFQEASGAPVYMSGKGYNQVKQLWHEPYPMNAGLLACYREHGMDEATLEQVEANMRGFIDQVTPQPGKVELLEPGQTLMLGDHVYELMETHGHAYGHLSFYQREHQALFCGDHVLPVITPNVSYLPGLDENPLLSFMESLQRMAALQVRQAFPGHRDPFQHFRERTLELIGHHEERLAHIAALRKSGMTAYELCRELFGTRLSIHQLRFAMGETIAHLVYLDKRPEPQ is encoded by the coding sequence ATGAGCACCGCGACAACCGCCGATACATTTTTTCGTCAGATTCAGCGCTTGAAAGTGCCCGTGCCTTTTCCGCTTAGATGGGTGAACAGCTACATCATTCGCGGACAAGAGGGCTACACGATATTGGATCCCGGCTTGCATACAGAGGCTGCGCGTGAAGCATGGCAAGCCTGGTTGAAGGAGCAGCGCATCGCCATGCGCGATATTCGCCAAATCGTGCTGACCCATCACCATCCTGACCATTACGGTCTGAGCGGATGGTTTCAGGAGGCAAGCGGGGCGCCTGTTTACATGTCCGGCAAGGGCTATAATCAGGTGAAGCAGCTTTGGCACGAGCCTTACCCCATGAATGCCGGGCTGCTCGCTTGCTACAGGGAGCATGGGATGGATGAGGCTACCCTCGAACAGGTTGAGGCCAATATGCGCGGATTTATCGATCAAGTAACCCCGCAGCCGGGAAAGGTGGAGCTGCTGGAGCCAGGACAGACGCTGATGCTTGGCGATCACGTCTACGAGCTGATGGAGACACATGGACACGCCTATGGACATCTCAGCTTCTATCAGCGTGAGCACCAGGCGCTGTTCTGCGGCGACCATGTACTTCCCGTCATCACCCCCAACGTCAGTTATTTGCCGGGGCTGGATGAGAATCCGCTGCTTTCCTTTATGGAGAGCTTGCAGCGCATGGCTGCGTTGCAGGTGCGGCAAGCATTCCCCGGACATCGGGACCCGTTCCAGCATTTCCGGGAGCGGACGCTGGAGCTGATCGGTCACCATGAGGAGCGGCTGGCGCACATCGCAGCGCTGCGAAAGTCCGGCATGACGGCGTATGAACTTTGCCGGGAGCTGTTCGGCACGCGGTTATCGATTCACCAGCTGCGATTTGCAATGGGCGAGACGATTGCGCATCTGGTCTATCTGGACAAGCGCCCGGAACCCCAGTAA
- a CDS encoding phosphatidylglycerophosphatase A family protein, with protein sequence MNYRLNSEAVTAATFRLLDQRGVRLEGIAELVYFLQKDYVEGLTMDICLDNVKRVLKKREVQNAVLTGIQLDMLAEEGKLLDPLQDMIKHDESLYGVDEVLAFSIVNVYGSIGFTNFGYIDKLKPGILEWLNDKQDGHIHTFLDDIVGAIAAAASSRIAHAHAGTS encoded by the coding sequence ATGAATTATCGTTTGAACAGCGAGGCAGTAACCGCCGCCACATTCCGCTTGCTGGATCAACGGGGAGTCCGGCTTGAGGGTATTGCCGAACTCGTCTATTTCTTGCAGAAGGATTATGTGGAAGGATTAACCATGGACATCTGCTTGGACAACGTGAAGCGTGTCCTGAAGAAGCGTGAGGTGCAGAACGCCGTGCTGACTGGCATCCAGCTCGACATGCTGGCGGAGGAAGGGAAGCTGCTCGATCCGCTGCAGGATATGATCAAGCACGATGAGAGCTTGTACGGGGTTGATGAGGTGCTGGCGTTCTCGATCGTCAATGTGTATGGCAGCATCGGGTTCACCAATTTTGGCTACATCGACAAGCTGAAGCCGGGGATTCTGGAGTGGCTGAATGACAAGCAGGACGGGCACATCCATACGTTTCTCGATGATATTGTGGGCGCGATCGCAGCGGCGGCATCCAGCCGTATAGCCCATGCCCATGCAGGCACCAGCTAG
- a CDS encoding GerMN domain-containing protein, with amino-acid sequence MKRSKWIRLTLAIALIGMTATGCSLGGSGNSGAIDPPPAGEPTPLDSVTPTAAQVEEAQEQQQVTLYFEDANGFVAPVTMNLPKVEWVGKQALSYMVEGGPGEAALPAGFRSLLPAGTEVKGMNIDAEQKLATVNFSQAFEQYAKEDERKILEAITWTLTSFPTIDKVELWVEGHPLKQMPVAGTPLDAPLSRIMGINLERSPGVSVGQATPVTVYFEGAAGDYRYLVPVTRLIPRTDNLAEAVMQQLIAGPAENSNLSAVMLPDVEVLDLMVQDGLVTVDLSEEVRGPDERVPAESLRAVVMSLSDSLEAEQVQIMVAGSTQVISTEEEAYTLPVNRPVHLNKLEF; translated from the coding sequence ATGAAACGTTCCAAATGGATTCGCTTGACGCTGGCGATCGCGCTGATCGGCATGACGGCGACAGGCTGCTCGCTCGGCGGCTCCGGGAATTCCGGCGCGATCGACCCGCCGCCCGCAGGGGAGCCGACGCCGCTGGACAGCGTGACCCCGACGGCAGCACAGGTTGAGGAAGCGCAGGAACAGCAGCAGGTTACCCTGTATTTTGAAGATGCGAACGGCTTCGTTGCGCCGGTGACCATGAATTTGCCGAAGGTCGAGTGGGTAGGCAAACAGGCACTATCATACATGGTGGAAGGCGGTCCCGGCGAAGCCGCACTGCCAGCCGGGTTTCGGTCGCTGCTGCCGGCCGGAACGGAAGTGAAAGGCATGAATATTGACGCTGAGCAGAAATTGGCTACTGTCAATTTCTCGCAAGCGTTCGAGCAATATGCAAAAGAGGATGAGCGCAAAATCCTGGAGGCCATTACTTGGACACTGACGAGCTTCCCTACGATCGATAAGGTTGAACTTTGGGTAGAGGGGCACCCGTTGAAGCAGATGCCGGTTGCGGGGACGCCGCTCGATGCTCCGCTGTCGAGGATAATGGGCATTAACCTCGAGCGCAGTCCGGGCGTAAGCGTCGGTCAGGCCACGCCGGTAACCGTATACTTCGAAGGGGCGGCAGGAGACTATCGCTATCTGGTTCCGGTTACGCGACTGATCCCGAGAACGGACAATTTGGCTGAAGCCGTCATGCAGCAGCTGATTGCGGGACCCGCCGAGAACAGCAACTTGTCGGCGGTGATGCTGCCGGACGTCGAAGTGCTTGACCTGATGGTTCAAGATGGGCTCGTAACCGTAGATTTGAGCGAAGAGGTGCGCGGTCCGGATGAGCGGGTGCCGGCCGAAAGCTTGCGCGCCGTAGTCATGTCGCTGTCCGATTCCTTGGAGGCGGAGCAGGTGCAAATCATGGTGGCCGGCAGCACGCAAGTCATCAGCACCGAGGAAGAGGCATATACGTTGCCTGTCAACCGCCCTGTTCATTTGAATAAGCTGGAATTTTGA